One stretch of Paenibacillus sp. AN1007 DNA includes these proteins:
- the leuD gene encoding 3-isopropylmalate dehydratase small subunit: protein MEAFKTLQGIVAPVDRVNVDTDAIIPKQFLKRIERTGFGQFLFYEWRFDEEGNNNPSFEMNKPRYQGASVLISRANFGCGSSREHAPWAIMDYGFRCVIAPSFADIFYNNCFKNGILPIKLSEEQVEDLFQRTANHEKYELNVNLENKTITDAYGLHIDFDLDEHRRQFLLQGLDDIGLTLQHDDEITAYEQRHAAKLFG from the coding sequence ATGGAAGCATTTAAAACACTGCAGGGCATCGTTGCACCGGTAGACCGGGTCAATGTAGATACAGACGCAATTATCCCGAAACAATTTTTGAAACGGATTGAACGTACCGGATTTGGACAATTTTTGTTCTACGAATGGCGTTTTGATGAAGAGGGGAATAACAATCCTTCCTTCGAAATGAATAAACCTCGTTATCAAGGGGCTTCGGTTCTGATTTCTCGTGCTAACTTTGGCTGCGGTTCTTCACGTGAGCATGCGCCTTGGGCGATCATGGACTATGGATTCCGTTGTGTCATTGCACCATCATTTGCGGATATCTTCTATAACAACTGTTTCAAAAACGGTATTCTGCCAATCAAGCTGTCGGAAGAGCAGGTCGAAGATCTGTTCCAGCGCACAGCAAATCATGAGAAATACGAGCTGAATGTGAATCTGGAAAATAAAACGATCACAGATGCATACGGACTGCATATCGATTTTGATTTGGATGAACACCGCCGTCAATTCCTGCTGCAGGGACTGGATGATATCGGTCTGACACTTCAGCATGATGATGAGATTACCGCTTATGAACAGCGTCACGCAGCCAAACTTTTTGGCTGA
- a CDS encoding N-acetylmuramoyl-L-alanine amidase family protein produces MKKWSAAVVFFLFLCLFPVMAHADRAPSIMLDGVAIDQKAGAPAENIGKTVMVPIRIVSENLGYDVKWEKTTQTVHVQRGGSSIEMTAGKDAATVNGTVVNLDAPPLIKQGTTLVPLRFVGEGMGLRVGWDNGTKTVSLFSIPPVVDTVPDSDPVVTPAPAGLTELQSISFSGDRLIVATNGSISPKVSSISGPDRIIIDLPDTTFSQTFVDGQAAVPDGSGQIEVADSSLVSKVRFAMFSQSPSTVRVVLDLTQSAAANWSLGEKNVLLVDLTAANGTSGSQPALPENDGKTVVVIDPGHGGRQSGAVSVTGAYEKDFNLAVGLKVKALLEQNTNIQTVITRQDDTELSLQQRVDIAKLNQADLFVSIHGNKFTTPVPNGIETLYTRKESRTLAETLHKHVLPVTGLKDRGVKVASLHVTRETAMPAVLLELGFLSNPSDEALMLSESYQDQCAQAIVDGIADYLSL; encoded by the coding sequence ATGAAAAAATGGTCGGCAGCAGTCGTTTTTTTTCTGTTCCTTTGTCTTTTTCCGGTGATGGCTCATGCAGACCGTGCACCTTCGATCATGCTGGATGGAGTCGCCATCGATCAGAAGGCGGGTGCACCGGCGGAGAATATCGGCAAAACGGTTATGGTCCCGATTCGAATTGTATCCGAAAATCTGGGTTATGACGTGAAGTGGGAAAAGACCACTCAAACCGTGCACGTTCAGCGAGGCGGCAGTTCGATTGAAATGACTGCTGGGAAGGATGCGGCAACGGTTAATGGCACCGTGGTCAATCTGGACGCGCCTCCGCTGATCAAGCAGGGAACAACTCTGGTGCCTTTGCGTTTTGTAGGTGAAGGTATGGGCCTGCGGGTCGGCTGGGACAATGGAACCAAAACGGTCAGTTTGTTCAGCATCCCGCCCGTTGTGGATACGGTGCCCGATAGTGATCCGGTAGTGACTCCAGCTCCGGCTGGTTTGACCGAATTGCAAAGTATCAGCTTCAGCGGCGATCGCTTGATTGTGGCGACAAATGGAAGTATCAGTCCGAAAGTGTCCAGCATCAGCGGACCGGACCGAATCATCATTGATCTGCCCGATACCACCTTTTCACAGACTTTCGTGGACGGACAAGCCGCTGTACCAGACGGGAGCGGACAGATTGAAGTGGCCGATTCTTCTTTGGTTTCAAAAGTGCGATTCGCCATGTTCAGTCAGTCCCCATCCACCGTGCGAGTCGTTCTCGATTTGACTCAAAGCGCAGCAGCGAACTGGTCGCTCGGAGAGAAAAATGTGCTGCTCGTTGATCTCACAGCTGCAAACGGAACTTCGGGCAGCCAACCTGCACTGCCGGAAAATGACGGTAAAACAGTCGTTGTCATTGATCCTGGACATGGCGGGCGTCAGTCCGGTGCGGTCAGCGTAACAGGTGCCTATGAGAAAGATTTTAATCTGGCAGTAGGGCTTAAAGTGAAGGCGCTGTTGGAACAAAATACGAACATACAGACAGTCATAACACGTCAGGATGATACGGAACTCTCACTGCAGCAGCGAGTGGACATCGCCAAGCTGAACCAGGCCGATCTGTTTGTGTCGATACATGGAAACAAATTTACAACTCCTGTCCCGAACGGAATTGAAACACTCTACACGCGTAAAGAAAGCAGGACTCTTGCCGAGACACTTCACAAACATGTACTGCCTGTTACAGGACTTAAGGACCGCGGAGTTAAAGTAGCGAGCCTGCATGTGACTCGGGAAACAGCGATGCCTGCCGTGCTGCTTGAATTAGGGTTTTTAAGTAATCCATCCGATGAGGCACTTATGCTTTCAGAGTCATATCAGGATCAATGTGCTCAGGCGATTGTTGACGGAATTGCAGATTATTTAAGTTTGTAG